A single region of the Syngnathoides biaculeatus isolate LvHL_M chromosome 17, ASM1980259v1, whole genome shotgun sequence genome encodes:
- the ghrb gene encoding growth hormone receptor b isoform X2: protein MAAVLFLFLHFLTASALESTSDKESLLKYPHLTRCVSTNMETFYCRWDVGTFQNLSNPEDVRLFYISKLAWDAPSKEWSECPHYSLERFNECYFNENHTLIWTEYRVQLRSRDQTILYDEKHFNVQDIVQPDPPLDLNWTILNVSLTGSFYDVMLSWKPPPSADVKMGWMTLQYEVQYRKEDSEHWDTTELVKSTHRSLYGFQSNVNYEVRVRCKKHGEKRFGEFSDSIFVHVPSEASRFPLMASVIFGTFCLMATLMLVILLKQEKLMDIVLPPVPGPKIRGIDPELLKNGKLKEFTSILGSPPDLRPELCTNDPWVEFIDLDFEEQSDRITNMYTDFLMDRSLFSNLSHLSIGFRDDDSGRASCCDPDLASDPETSHFHSLITNQIRHKEPADATSAGPRSPSPSTTAGEPPSVVSVKEALYTHVSEVKPSGKVLLSPEDEMEENTLKDSKEIKTSEKNLLVNTDDRGYTSELNAGTMSQSLLTCNVRDSFSTGEDLSSIPCSSLEDYHQSSHESVINPLSHFSPTFVYTVVEDVDRQNSLVLTTNSIPSLQLTVSKDLPTPEGYLTPDLLESITPLT, encoded by the exons AATCACTCTTGAAGTACCCACATCTCACGAGGTGTGTGTCCACCAACATGGAGACTTTCTACTGCAGATGGGATGTTGGAACCTTCCAGAACCTCTCGAATCCAGAAGATGTGCGCTTATTCTACATCAGCAAATT AGCCTGGGATGCACCTTCTAAAGAGTGGAGTGAATGTCCTCACTACTCCCTAGAAAGGTTCAACGAGTGTTACTTCAATGAAAACCACACATTAATTTGGACAGAATACAGAGTTCAACTCCGTTCAAGAGATCAAACCATCCTCTACGATGAGAAACACTTCAATGTCCAGGACATTG TGCAACCAGATCCTCCTCTCGACCTGAACTGGACAATACTGAATGTGAGTTTGACTGGAAGCTTCTATGATGTAATGCTCAGTTGGAAGCCGCCTCCATCTGCTGACGTGAAGATGGGATGGATGACTTTGCAATATGAAGTCCAATACCGCAAAGAAGATTCAGAACACTGGGATACG ACTGAGCTCGTAAAGAGCACTCATCGTTCCTTGTACGGATTTCAAAGTAATGTCAATTATGAAGTCCGAGTCCGCTGCAAAAAGCATGGCGAGAAGAGGTTTGGAGAGTTCAGTGACTCTATATTTGTCCACGTTCCATCTGAAG CATCAAGATTTCCTTTAATGGCTTCGGTCATCTTTGGCACCTTTTGCTTGATGGCCACCCTGATGTTGGTTATCTTATTGAAGCAGGAAAA GTTGATGGACATCGTTTTACCACCTGTTCCTGGACCTAAAATACGAGGAATTGACCCTGAGCTACTAAAG AATGGGAAGCTAAAGGAGTTTACCTCCATCCTGGGCTCCCCCCCTGACCTGAGGCCAGAGCTGTGCACCAATGATCCCTGGGTGGAGTTCATCGATCTAGACTTTGAGGAGCAGAGCGACCGAATAACGAACATGTACACTGATTTCCTCATGGATCGCTCCTTGTTCTCCAATTTGTCACATCTTTCCATCGGATTCAGGGATGATGACTCAGGCCGTGCAAGCTGCTGTGATCCTGATCTTGCCAGTGATCCGGAAACTTCACATTTCCATTCCCTCATCACAAACCAAATCCGCCATAAGGAGCCAGCTGATGCTACCTCTGCCGGACCTCGCTCTCCAAGCCCGAGTACCACAGCAGGAGAGCCTCCTTCAGTAGTCAGTGTCAAAGAAGCATTGTATACACACGTAAGCGAGGTCAAGCCTTCCGGTAAGGTACTGTTGTCCCCTGAGGATGAGATGGAGGAAAACACACTCAAAGACtccaaagaaattaaaacatctgaaaaaaaccTCTTGGTAAATACAGATGACAGAGGTTACACTTCAGAGCTCAATGCAGGAACAATGAGCCAATCTTTGCTGACGTGCAATGTCAGGGACTCATTTTCAACTGGGGAAGACTTGAGTTCTATCCCATGTTCATCATTAGAGGACTACCATCAATCTTCCCATGAATCAGTTATAAATCCCCTATCGCACTTCTCCCCTACTTTTGTCTATACTGTAGTAGAGGATGTCGACAGGCAAAACAGCCTCGTACTGACAACAAATTCAATACCTAGCCTGCAGCTGACAGTCTCAAAGGACTTACCGACACCAGAGGGCTACCTGACCCCCGACCTTTTGGAAAGTATTACACCATTAACCTGA
- the ghrb gene encoding growth hormone receptor b isoform X1, translating into MESCGCATFVFWAIKIMAAVLFLFLHFLTASALESTSDKESLLKYPHLTRCVSTNMETFYCRWDVGTFQNLSNPEDVRLFYISKLAWDAPSKEWSECPHYSLERFNECYFNENHTLIWTEYRVQLRSRDQTILYDEKHFNVQDIVQPDPPLDLNWTILNVSLTGSFYDVMLSWKPPPSADVKMGWMTLQYEVQYRKEDSEHWDTTELVKSTHRSLYGFQSNVNYEVRVRCKKHGEKRFGEFSDSIFVHVPSEASRFPLMASVIFGTFCLMATLMLVILLKQEKLMDIVLPPVPGPKIRGIDPELLKNGKLKEFTSILGSPPDLRPELCTNDPWVEFIDLDFEEQSDRITNMYTDFLMDRSLFSNLSHLSIGFRDDDSGRASCCDPDLASDPETSHFHSLITNQIRHKEPADATSAGPRSPSPSTTAGEPPSVVSVKEALYTHVSEVKPSGKVLLSPEDEMEENTLKDSKEIKTSEKNLLVNTDDRGYTSELNAGTMSQSLLTCNVRDSFSTGEDLSSIPCSSLEDYHQSSHESVINPLSHFSPTFVYTVVEDVDRQNSLVLTTNSIPSLQLTVSKDLPTPEGYLTPDLLESITPLT; encoded by the exons AATCACTCTTGAAGTACCCACATCTCACGAGGTGTGTGTCCACCAACATGGAGACTTTCTACTGCAGATGGGATGTTGGAACCTTCCAGAACCTCTCGAATCCAGAAGATGTGCGCTTATTCTACATCAGCAAATT AGCCTGGGATGCACCTTCTAAAGAGTGGAGTGAATGTCCTCACTACTCCCTAGAAAGGTTCAACGAGTGTTACTTCAATGAAAACCACACATTAATTTGGACAGAATACAGAGTTCAACTCCGTTCAAGAGATCAAACCATCCTCTACGATGAGAAACACTTCAATGTCCAGGACATTG TGCAACCAGATCCTCCTCTCGACCTGAACTGGACAATACTGAATGTGAGTTTGACTGGAAGCTTCTATGATGTAATGCTCAGTTGGAAGCCGCCTCCATCTGCTGACGTGAAGATGGGATGGATGACTTTGCAATATGAAGTCCAATACCGCAAAGAAGATTCAGAACACTGGGATACG ACTGAGCTCGTAAAGAGCACTCATCGTTCCTTGTACGGATTTCAAAGTAATGTCAATTATGAAGTCCGAGTCCGCTGCAAAAAGCATGGCGAGAAGAGGTTTGGAGAGTTCAGTGACTCTATATTTGTCCACGTTCCATCTGAAG CATCAAGATTTCCTTTAATGGCTTCGGTCATCTTTGGCACCTTTTGCTTGATGGCCACCCTGATGTTGGTTATCTTATTGAAGCAGGAAAA GTTGATGGACATCGTTTTACCACCTGTTCCTGGACCTAAAATACGAGGAATTGACCCTGAGCTACTAAAG AATGGGAAGCTAAAGGAGTTTACCTCCATCCTGGGCTCCCCCCCTGACCTGAGGCCAGAGCTGTGCACCAATGATCCCTGGGTGGAGTTCATCGATCTAGACTTTGAGGAGCAGAGCGACCGAATAACGAACATGTACACTGATTTCCTCATGGATCGCTCCTTGTTCTCCAATTTGTCACATCTTTCCATCGGATTCAGGGATGATGACTCAGGCCGTGCAAGCTGCTGTGATCCTGATCTTGCCAGTGATCCGGAAACTTCACATTTCCATTCCCTCATCACAAACCAAATCCGCCATAAGGAGCCAGCTGATGCTACCTCTGCCGGACCTCGCTCTCCAAGCCCGAGTACCACAGCAGGAGAGCCTCCTTCAGTAGTCAGTGTCAAAGAAGCATTGTATACACACGTAAGCGAGGTCAAGCCTTCCGGTAAGGTACTGTTGTCCCCTGAGGATGAGATGGAGGAAAACACACTCAAAGACtccaaagaaattaaaacatctgaaaaaaaccTCTTGGTAAATACAGATGACAGAGGTTACACTTCAGAGCTCAATGCAGGAACAATGAGCCAATCTTTGCTGACGTGCAATGTCAGGGACTCATTTTCAACTGGGGAAGACTTGAGTTCTATCCCATGTTCATCATTAGAGGACTACCATCAATCTTCCCATGAATCAGTTATAAATCCCCTATCGCACTTCTCCCCTACTTTTGTCTATACTGTAGTAGAGGATGTCGACAGGCAAAACAGCCTCGTACTGACAACAAATTCAATACCTAGCCTGCAGCTGACAGTCTCAAAGGACTTACCGACACCAGAGGGCTACCTGACCCCCGACCTTTTGGAAAGTATTACACCATTAACCTGA